The genomic region CAGCAATATACAGCAGCCGACTTTGAGAGGCGGGGGGAAAcgcactcagtcacagggagaacgtggaaTCTCCACCCGGAGATAGCTAAAGGTCTGGATTGAACTGGGTCTCCGGCACTGTGAGGGATCACCTCTAGCACTGTGCCATTAATGtggccaggacatgccctcttctcattgctaccatcagaaaaaacatacagaagcctgaaggcacacacttaacgattcaggaacagcttcttctcctttgccatcaatttctgaatgggcattgaacccgtgaccactacctcactttttatttctgtttttgcactatttaactaTCTAACATACATATATAAATTTACTGAAAGTAACagtttttctctgtatttttcatgtattgcattgtactgctgccccaaagttaacaattttcacgacATAAGCTggcgatattaaacttgattctgatgtgGTTAAAAATAATGGGTTTCACTCACATGAAACTGCTCATCATCTGTTTGGTGTCTTCCGAACTGCGGGAGTTAGCGAAGCTGATGAAAGAGCAGTACACGGCAATCCAAGCGCAGCATTTCAACTGGGAAAGGAGGAGACGGCCATTAGAGACTGGACACACTACACGTCACACTCTCAATCCCAAACcagtgtatataaaaaaaaacccaccccCAGACCCAAATGATGCCAAGTTTGATTGGGAGATTAGAAAAAGAAACAGCTAAGTCCTCTGTTCTGGAACTGTGTATGAAGGCAGCAATGAGTTGACTTGCCTAACACCGTACCTAGGGAGTTGCTCACGGTGACTCGCCTAACACCATTCAGAGGGAGTCGCTCACAATGCAGCCTCTCCACAGGGAACAATGAGCCCATTTCgggaaagggggaggaagagCAGGACAAGGGATGTGAATACCTTCAACATCAGCCCACACATACTGAAGATCATGCCCAGCAGGTTCATGTAATCGGGCGTCGGGTCCTCCAGCGTTGGATTACTGTCACTGGCGGGCGGCTTGTACCTGCAAGAAAGCAGAATTGTTAGAAGCAAGTGGCAGCCGTTCAGCACCCGTcactgagcctgctctgccattcatgaaGTTCAGGGCTAAACCCTGTCCTCACGTCCTGCTTCCGCCTGATCCCATGTCGTTCAATTCCCTCAAATGTCTAAAAAACTACC from Mobula hypostoma chromosome 29, sMobHyp1.1, whole genome shotgun sequence harbors:
- the wdr83os gene encoding protein Asterix, producing MADPRRPNKILRYKPPASDSNPTLEDPTPDYMNLLGMIFSMCGLMLKLKCCAWIAVYCSFISFANSRSSEDTKQMMSSFMLSISAVVMSYLQNPQPMSPPW